GACTTGTCATGGCCGGCCGGGCGAACCCGAACTTGTCCGTCCGCCAGCGTCATGGTGCCTCTGACATATCTCGGATAGGCGGAACCTTTGTCGTAGCTGACGTCGAGAAATGCGGCGCATTCCGCGTGAAGCACCCGGTCTTCCCCGAGCAGGCTGCGCAAATACGGCCGCACGAATAATTCGAAGCCGACGAAGGAAGCCCCTGGATTTCCGGAAAGCGCAAACAGCGGTTTGCCATGCAGGAGGCCCACCGTCGTCGGGCTGCCCGGCCGCATCGCGACTTTGTTAAACAGCATTTCGCCGGACCACCGCGCGAAAACATCGACCAGCACGTCTTTATCGCCGACGGAAACCCCTCCCGTCGTAATGACCGCGTCCGCCTCGCGAAACGCCCGCTCCAGCGCGGCAAGCACCGCATCGGCATCGTCGGGCAGCACCGGCATGACGAAAGGCAGTCCGCCCGCCTCACGAACCTGGGCGGCCAGCATATAGCTGTTGCTGTTGCGGATTTTCCCCGGCGAAAGCGGCTCATGCACCGGCAGCAGTTCGGAGCCGGTGGAGAAAATCGCAACCTTCGGCTGCCGGTATACCGGAACCGGGTCCACGCCGAACGTTGCGAGCACCGCGGCTTCCCCTGCGCGGATAACGCGTCCCGGCTCCAGCACCTGCTCCCGCGCCTGCACCTCCCGGCCGACCGGGGTGACGTTGTCTCCCGGGGCCATCCGCTTCTTGACGCGCACCGGTTCGCCGGCGCCGCCGCTGTGCGCGGCATCCATGCTGTCGGTCATCTCCAGCATGATGACCGCATCCGCCCCTTCCGGCACGACAGCGCCCGTCATAATACGCGCTGCTTGTCCGGGCCCAAGCCGCCGCGAAGGGACGGAGCCGCACATGATGAGCTCGACGACGTCCAGCGTCGCCGGGCTATCCGGTGCGGCATGCTCCGTATCCGCCGCTATGACCGCGTAGCCGTCAACGCCGGATCGCCGGAAATGCGGCACCGGATGGTCCGCAGCGACCGGCTCCGCAAGCCGGCGGCCAAAGCTCTCCGCGAGCGGCACCCGCTCCGCCGGCAGCGGCGCCGCGTGGCGAAGAATGCGGCGCTGAGCTTCTTCCACTTGAACGATTTCCCTCTGAAACTTCATGCCCTGCCTCGCTTACTTTTATTTTTATACCGCCCCGGAGTCTGCCCGACGGTTACATTGGATGAACCACTACTCACGGTTCACCCGCCGATTTGCGACATGCGCCGCATCGTCGGGACGTGAGACTGGCTCGCCCCGAGCAGCGCCTGCGCCATCTCGTGGTTTTGCGGCTTCACGTCAAGCGCGCGGAAAAACAGCTTCGCAAGAGCTTCGTCATCGCCGATATATTTGCGCACGTTGAATTCGTCGCTCCAATAAAGACAAGGCTTGATGTTGCCGTCCGCCGTCAGCCGGAGCCGGTTGCACGTTTCGCAGAAATGGTCGCTGACCGGATGAATGAGGCCGAACGATCCGGGCGCGCCTTCGATGCGATAGTTTTTGGAGGGCCCGTTGCCGTACACTTCGCCGTGGGGCTGAACGTGCCACCCCATCCGCTCGCACCGCTCCAGTACAGCGCTCAAAGGTACGTATTTCGTCTTCCAGCCGTCGTCGTCGTGCCCGATCGGCATATATTCGATAAAGCGCACCTGAACGCGCCCGCTTAACGTCAGCTGTAAAAAATCTTCGATCTCGTCGTCGTTTATCCCCTTCATCAACACCACATTCAGCTTGATCGGGTCGAGCCCGACCCGCTGCGCCGCCGCAACGCTGTCCAACACGCGCCGAATGTCGCCTCCTCGCGTGATCAGGGAAAACCGGTCAGCCCGAAGCGAATCCAGGCTGATGTTGATGCGCGTCAGCCCCGCCTCTTTGAAAGCATCCGCCTTTGCCGCGAAAAACACGCCGTTCGTCGTCAGCGCGATATCTTCGATGCCGGGGATCGCCGACAACATGCGGACGAGCTCCACGAGATTTTTGCGGACAAGCGGTTCTCCGCCCGTAAGCCTCAGCTTGCGCACTCCGTAGCCGGCCAGCACGCGGACGACTTCGGCAATTTCGTCGAAGCGCAGAAGCTTCTCTTCGGGCTCGAACGTCATGCCTTCCTCCGGCATACAGTAGACGCAGCGCAAATTGCATCTGTCCGTTACGGAAATGCGCAAATAGTCATGCACTCGGTTAAACCGGTCCACCAGCACTTTGGACATTCGAAACACCCCCGTTTTCCCTTTGTGTCACATTACCTAACAAATCCGAAGCCGAACGTCAAAAAAGACGATTAATGTCACATATCATCACATCATTTATCATAACACAAAGCTTCATACTGCTCCACCGAGTTTATATTGAGAACAAACCGCAAATCGATTCCTTTTCCGGCAAAAAAAGCTTCGTCCGCCGCACGCCATGAAACGCCGTCCAAGAGCCGCATCACCCTGCGCTCTCCGCCGGCCAGCAGCCGGTCGATCCGCTCCGCGCAGGAGCGGCTGTACACGCCGTGCAGCGGCTGCACGCGGCCGTCCAGCTGCGGCACCACCGCCTCGCAGCCGCTCCCGGCTTGCAGCTCTGCCATCGCTTCGGCGGCCGCGGCGGAAACAAACGGCATGTCGCACGCGACGATCCATGCCAGATCGCCGCGCGCCGCCGCCCATGCCGCCTGCATCCCGGCGAGCGGGCCCTCGCCGGGGTGAAGATCCGCCGCCAGCCGCACCGTGCCGCAGGCATACATCGCAAGGTCGTCCGGGCGGTTCGTCACGATGACGATGTCGCTGCACAGCCGACGCATTTGCTCCAGCTGATGCTCGATCAGCGGACGCCCGTTCCACGGCAGCAGTGCCTTGAAGCGGCCGCCCATACGGCGGTTGCTCCCGCCGGCCAGGATGACGCCGGTGACGGGCGCGCCGTCCCCGCGGCCTGCCCCACTCACGCCAAGCTCTCCAGCTTGCGCAAGCGCTCGGAGAACGATTCCCGCCAGCTTTGCGCAAGCTCCGCCACCTGCAAAATGCGCCGAACGCCCTCGGCATTTTGCTTGTCGTGGTATTTGATCCCGTTCGCATACGCCACCGTTACCTGCAGCGAATGGCGTTCGACGAGCCGCAGCGGCTGCCCGGCGGCAACCATGCCCGGCTTCAGCACGCGGAAGTAATAACCGGTGTACCCGGTCTCCTGCACATACAGCGGCAGCTCGTTCAATTCATGCTTGCCGCCGAGCTTGAAGCACGGCTGTCTCGGTTGGCTGAGCTGCACCACGGCCTCGCCGATCTCATAAATATCGCCGATGCGCACATCCGTTTCGGGCATTCCGGCGACCGTAAAATTTTCCCCGAATGCGCCGTACTCCAGCTCGCGGTCTAACCGCTGCCGCCAATACGGGTAATGCTCCGCGCAATATACGCATACGGCTTTATCCGGACCGCCGTGGTTGACCAGATCGGCTTGACCGTCTCCGTCCAGCTGCTCGGCCCCCAAATAAACCGGATGCAGAACCGCTTCCTTATATATTCCCGTCATCACCGGACGGCCGTTAAACAGATGTTCTCCCGGTTTTCCCACTTGCAGCGAAACAAGCTTCATCCCTTCCAGCTCCTTTTCGAGAACGTCCCCAGTCTCCCTCGAAGTCTTTCTTTTTACTATATGGTATCGCTGCGCTGTTGTCTATGCTCTATGACACAGGATATCCCTGCTTGTGCGGATATGCATAATTCGCCCATACGGCAAATATCGTTCTATGTATGGAACTTTCGACAAAAGGAGGTATTGCATGTACCATTCGAACGATCGTGAAATGCTTACATCTCCATATACATTGGAGACATTTAAAGCCATGGTCGAAGCTGTAGTTCCGGGTATGCACCCGCCGAACGCCCCTCCGACCGTCCTGACTGCTGGCGCGGCGGATTTGGCCGTTCATGAGTACATCGTCTGGGAATTGGATCATAGTCTGGCACTGTTTATCGGTTATGCGCTTACCGCTGTCCCGCTGGCGACCGCAACCGCGATGATGCTGGACAGCGCGGCGGTACAGCTCATTTCCTCAGGCCAGGCAGCCGATCCGCCAATTCATCCGGCCATGGAAGGCGGCCCTTTCGCCAGTCTATCCCCCCGCGATCGAATCCGCACGATGGCCTGTCTGGAACAGCTCCGAATCGATCTCGGAAGCTTGCCTCCCCCCTATAAAGACGACGGGGGCCTCGTCAAGTTTATTATCGATTATTTAAACCGGGGGACGATGTTCGGCAATTATTCGGAATGGTCCGCATACGGAACGACGCGGCTGAACACTCCGGCTGCCCGGAGGCTGGAGTATTTTCCGGTGAGCTGGCGGCAGGTCGGATATCCGGGCGCATCGCTGGGGTACCGTGCCCTCCGCGGCTTTTTATTGACGATTAACCATACGGGAGGAGGGCCCTCCCATGTATGATGCCGACGTCATCGTCATCGGATCCGGCGGAGGCGGAGCCGTTATCGCCAAAGAGCTCGGGGAAAAAGGGCTCAAGGTGCTTGTTCTGGAAGCCGGCCCTTGGTATGGCAACAGCAAATGGCCCAGCCCCAACACCGATCGCGGAGCGGAATGGAGCTCAAGTTATGCGGATCTGGACGTAAATCTTTACAAAAAAATTTACAATGCGCACGAAAACAATATGAACGACGTCGTTTCCGGCACGTTTCGTTTCGGACCGGCCGACCGTCGCCGTGCCCCTTGGCACCGGGTCATGCGGCAGAAAGGCGACATATGGCAGCTCGCCGGCGTCGGCGGAACGACGCAGCATTACTGGGCCCAGTCGCCCCGCGCTTTTCCCGCGTCGGTTGACAATGTGTGGCCGATCAGCTACCGGGAGCTGATCCCGTATTACGAGAAGGTGGAAGCGACGCTCCCCGTACAGTTTTCGCCGACAACCCCGAAGGAAGAGCTGTTTTATTACGGCGCCAAAAAAGCCGGCTGGTCTTTGATCCCGACGCTCGATGTGGTGACCCCGGGGTACCGACCGAATCCGAACGCGATCCTGCCGCCGAACAAACATCTGATGGACCCTAACTATTCGATGGAGCAGCTTTTCAATATGGAAGGATGCACGTTAAAGGGGCACTGCGTCAACGGCTGCTCCGCCGGACCCTCGGTCGATCGGATCGCCAAACGGGGCACGCTGGTCAGCTACGTTCCGCTCGCTCTCAAAACCGGCAACGTCGCCATTCGCCCGAACTCCTTTGCGGTCAAAATTTTAACGCGGCGCGACCCAAAAGACGGTCTTTGCGCCAACGGCGTGCAGTTCCGCGATACATGGACGGGCGAAATCGGCGAACTGACGGCCAGGGCGGTCGTCATGGCCGCCGGGTGTCTCGAGTCGCCGCGGCTCTGGCTCAACTCCGCACTGCCTTATAACGCCTGGGTCGGCAGAGGACTTACCAATCATTACTTCGATTGGGTCGGCGGCGTTTTTGACGAAAAAGATCTGATGAGCATTTTGGGGTTGCCCGAAGTGTATCCGTACATGGGACATACGTCGGGAGCGCGTGTCGATATTCCGGGAACCGGAGTTTTTCAGGTTTCCTGCCTGAGTCCGGGACTTATGGCCTTTCTGTCGTACGGCTTCAGCGAAGCAGGCTACGATGCCTTTACACCTCCCGAACCGGGGGAACCTTGGGACATTCGGGGCAGGGTAGTCGGACCCGAGCTCAAGGAGCTGATGCTGAACTATAACAGAACCATGACGGTGCTGCTGCTGACGGACGATGATACGTTATACAACAACCGGGTGGAGGTGGACCCGCTGCTGAAAGATGAGCACGGTCCGATACCGGTCATTTATTATACCCCCAATAAGAAAACGCTCAAAAGGCGCGATCAGCTCGTTCGCTATACCTGCGAAACGCTGCAAGCCGCGGGCGCGAGAAAGATTTTCAGATCGGATACGCCGGCCGGCTTTTTGCTCCATATCGAAAGCACGATGAGAATGGGTTTTGTCGTGGATACTAACTGCGAGGCTTACCAGGTCAAACGGCTGTTTATTGCCGACAACAGCGTGCATTACAACGGAATCGGCGGGCCGAATCCGACGCTCACTACGCAGGCGCTGGCAACGCGCACGGCGGATAAGCTGGCGGATGCCTATTTCACCTGATTTCAGGGCAAACAAAGGGCAGTCCGGAGCCATCGCTCCGCTGCCCGTTTTGTCATCCCCTGGAAACCGAATAATAAAGCACTATACCCGATAAGCCGACGATGAATATAAATCCGACGATTTTTCCGATCATGCGTCCGTTCATTGGCCTGAGCCCTCCTTGTCCCTATCCTTGGAATGTCTGTCCTGCGGGGAAATATTCCAATATATTTTCCACAAATCAGGATAAAGCTAATTGTATGGATCGCTTCTCTCCTTCGCTGATGTTTTGCCCATTTTAAAGCTTATCCAAAGGGTGTGAACCGGATGCCGATAAAAAAAATGATCGCCTCCCGCAAAACGAAAATGCCGATGTTTGAAGATCCGGACGCGGCTGCGGAAGGGGCTGCGAAACCTCTGTCCGGCAGCTTGGCCGACAACGAAGCCTGGTTGAAGCATACGTTTTCCAACTGTTCCGATTTGACGGTCAGGAAATTGCATCTACGCCACTCCGTCCCCGGAATTGTCGTTTATTTTAAAGAGCTGGTCGACGCCAGGCAATTGGACGAGGAACTGCTGGAACCGCTAATGCGGCAGCGGCCGGAACGCGGAGATAACGACATATCTTTCATGGAACAAATCAAAAGCGATCTCGTTCCGGTTGCTTTGACCCAAATCATCGACAACAAAAAAGATGCGGTCGCCCGGATCATCAAGGGAGAAGTCGTTTTGATCGCCGACAATTCCGCGCAGGCCCTCGCTATTAATGTAAAATCCACTATGCACCGCGCATTGTCGGAACCGAGCACGGAATCCGTTATCCGCGGTCCGAAGATCGGGTTTATCGAAAATATCGGGATCAATCAGGCGCTGCTCCGCCGGAACATCAGGACCCCGCGGCTGAAAATGGAGCAGATGCTTGTCGGAAAAGTTTCGCAAACGGAGGTAGCCCTTGCATACATGGAAGGCGCAGCTTCGCCCGCGGTAATTGCCGAAGTGAAGAAACGCATGTCGCAAATTGAACTGGATACGATACTGGAATCGGCTTTCATAGAAGAAATAATCCGCGACGCCGCGTATTCGCCTTTTCCTGTCATACACGTAACGGAGCGGCCGGATTCGGCTGCAGCTTCTCTGCTCGAAGGAAGGGTTGTCATCCTGGTGGACGGGTCTCCTGTGTCGATGATCGTTCCTGTTAATATATGGCACGCCTTTCAAACGGTCGAGGACTACTATACGAATTATATTTTTGCGACTTTTTTGCGCTGGCTGCGTTACTTTTTCGCCTTCATTTCCTTGACCTTGCCGTCTTTTTATGTAGCCGTTTCCGAGTTCAATCCGGAGCTCATACCAACCACCCTGGCGATGACGCTTGCTGCGGCAAGAGAGCCGGTGCCTTTCCCGACCCTTATCGAAATTTTGATGATGGAGATCGCCTTTGAGGCCATCCGCGAGGCCGGTATCCGCCTGCCCCGCCCGGTCGGGCAAACCATCAGCATTGTAGGCGTGCTTGTCATCGGACAAGCTGCGGTGCAGGCGGGGATCGTATCGGCGCCGATCGTCATCATCGTCTCTTTGACCGGAATCGCTTCTTTTCTGATACCGAACTATAATATGAGCCAGGCAATCCGTTTAATGCGGTTCCCGCTCATGCTGTGTGCCGGCATCTTCGGCTTGTACGGCGTAGGCGCCGGACTTATCGCCCTCCTGATTCATCTGGTCAATCTGCGTTCCTTTGGAGTCTACTATATGGCTCCGCTTGCTCCGTTCGACCGGGACGGCATTAAGGACGTTTTGGGCAGAGCGCCCTGGTGGATCATGCAAAAGCGGAAAAACCGCGTTTGGCCGACACAGGAGCTGAGTAAACAATGATGCTTAATTTATCGCGGAGCGCTATATTCCCGATCCTCTGCCTGTGCCTTTTGACCGGCTGTTGGGATCGCACCGAAATCAGCGATCTGGCCTTCGTGCTTGCCGGCGGGATCGATGTCGCAGAGGACGGACAGCTGGAATCCACGCTGCAAATCGCCCTGCCCACTCAACTTCCGAATGCGCTCGAACTGGGCAAAGGCGGAAATAATCAACCGGTTCTGGTCGTTTCGGAGAAAGGCAAGGACGGTGCGGACATTTTGCATAAAATGCAAAAACGTTTGTCCAGGCATATCTTTTTAGGTCACCGCGGCGTCCTTGTCATTGGCGAAAAATACGCAAGAACCCGCATGGACCAGGTTTTGGACCAGACGCTGCGTTACCCGGGCAGCCGATACAACATGTACGTGCTGACGGCCAGAGGCACAACAGCCAAAAAAATTTTGCAAACTCCTTACCTGCTCGAATCGATCCCGGGTATCGGCATTAAAAAAATTCAAATGTCCGGCCTCGGATATTCCTTAAAGGTTGACGAGTTTCTCAACGAGCTTTCGCTGCCCGGAAAAGCTCCGGTTACCAGCGCCATCCGGCTTTTTTCCAACGACACCGAGAAAAATACGTTTACGATCGACGAAGCGGCCGTATACCAGCTCAACAGGCCGAGACTGGTCGGATTTTTAACCCAGGAAGAACAAAAAATTCTCAAATGGCAGAAAGGAAAGTTGAACGAAACCCGGTTTACAGCTCAGGTCACCCCGCCGGAGGAAGGCTTTAAGGGAACTATCGGCATCGAGGTGCTGACCAACCATTCAACTATGAAAGCTGAAATGAAAAATGACATGCCGCATATGACCATCATCCTTAAAGCGGGCGGAAGAGTGATCGAAAACGATTCAAAGCTGGATTTAAGTAAAAAAGCCGATTTGAAGCTGGCCGAAAGCAAATTGACCGAAGAAGCGGAAAAGCTGGTCAAACAAACGATCCGGCGGTCGCAGCAGGAACTTCAAGCGGACATCTTCGGAATCGGCGAAAAAATCCATACGGCCTATCCCGCTTACTGGAAGAAACATAAAGATCAGTGGATTAACCTCTACCCGGAAATTCCGGTCGCCTGCAAGGTCGAGATTGTGATTTCGCGGATCGGCCGAACCCAATTGCCGGCTCATATACTTCAGTAACCAATACGAACAAAGGGACGAATGCCAATGAAACTGAGCGGAATTCAAGCATTCTGGATGATTGCCGTCATGGATCTCGGCATGACCATACTGATGACCTATACCCCCGCACTGCAGGCTGCGCAGCAGGACGCCTGGATGTCCATGCTGCTGGCCGGCTGCATCGCTCTGCTGATTGCCGTCATCTCGGCAAAACTCGTGCTGCTGTATCCGCAGCAAAATCTGATCGAATTCAGTCAGACCATCATGGGCAAATGGCTCGGAAAGCTCGTTGTTATGGTCTATCTTGTCCAGTGGTATACGATCATTCCGATCATTCTCCGCCAATTCAGCGATCTGATCCAGATTTTGCTTCTGCCCTTCACCCCGAAGTCGGTCATCATCTCGGTTATGATATTGCTCGTCGTATACGTGACCTATTCCGGGGGGATTGACGGCATCGGACGGTGCAGCGAAATATTGGGGCCGATTATCTTGTCAATGGTTTTTCTTGTGCTGCTTTTCAGCGTTAATAACATTCAATGGCACCGCATGCTGCCCGTTTACGCGGATAGCGGCGTATCCGCCATACTCAGGGGATCGCTGCCTCCCGCATCTTATCTCGGTCATGCAGTGGAATTCGTCATGCTGTCATCTTTTTTGAACAACCCGCGCAATGGATCGCCGTATGCGATTTGGGGCGTAGGCATCGCCTCCTTTTCCACATTGCTTGCGATGATGATGGTTATTTTAACGAGCGGAGTCAATCTGTCTTCCAGAACGTGGTATCCGTTTTTTGAAATGTCCAAAAAAATCGCAATTTTCGAGTTTATCGAAAACCTCGACGCGCTGGCCGTCGTGATCTGGGTCACCAGCGTTTTCATCAAGCTCTCGGTTTACCTGTTCATTACCAGCTATGGAACGGCTCAATTTTTGCAAATCCGGAACTGGCGGCGTTTGATTTGGTTCATCGCCCCTATTTCTGTAGCCTTTGCCTTTATTCCGCAAAACGTATCGGAAGCGACTGCGGGGTATTTGAACCATTACTGGGTGCCTGTGGTGCTCCCTGTCAACATGATCGGGCTGCCGCTGCTGCTGCTGATCGTAGGTAAGGTCCGCCTGAGACGGAAAAAAGCGTAATATCAGGAACGGTTTCTTTTGAGAACGGCGGCTGCGGCAACAATCGCCAGCGGAAGCAAATACGCCCAGGTCGCCCAGAGCGGATGAATGACCGCCACGGAATACATCCAGTGAGCCGCTCCTTTATCGATTTGCTTCAAGGAGAATATGAAACAAATCAGCGTTAGCGGAAATACGAGTATCCGGTCATCCTTTAAAGCGAACAACCTGGTAAACGTCAAATTCAGGATAAAGAGCGTAATCGCCGCCTTGAAAAAAGAGGTCAAAATCAGGGAAATGCCCATCAGGGACTCGATCCTTTGAATCACTTCCAGCAGATCGATAATACGCGCCACTTCAAACATCGAATATTTTCGCTCCCCTGCAAGCGGCCCAAATACGAGAATCGTACACAGCGTAACCGCGATCAGGAAAAAAGCATTCATATACAAGGCGAGAAACATTCCCCTTGCCAGATGCGGCCGTCCTTCCCGTCGTACGTATGGAAAGAGCATCGCCATCAGCACAAGCTCCACATAGGGAAATCCGTACGAAAAATATGCTCCGAGAATGACCGGTTTGATTCCATCCGGCATAATGGGCAAAAGATGATCGTACCGGTAAGTGTTCCCGGACAACAACATGATCAGAATAACGAAACAAAGAACCCCGATCAAAGGAACCAATATCATGCGGGCCAACGTTTCGATCCCCGAACGCACAGTGAGAGCGGCCGCGACGAAGACGCAGAATACAAAAATGGACAGCGGAGTTTGCCGCATCATGGAACTGTTCAAGAACAGACCGATGTCCAGGACGATCCCGGATGTCATATGAAATTGAAACGAAAGAAACGGGACTGCGAGAAGCAATGTGACCCACTTGCCGACCAGGGCGTTGCTGTATTCAATAAAGGTAAGATCGGGAAATTTGCGGAACAAATACAGCACACAGAATAAAAGCAGTGTGCCCACAGACAGAGACAGCAGCAGCGATATCCACGCCCCGTTTTTGGCATAGCCGATCAGCGGGGCGGGGATATTGACGATGGAAGATCCCGTCATGTAAGCAAAAAACAAAACGGACATTTGCGCCGAGCTGATTTGTTCTTTAACCTTCATCTTTGCCTCCGTATGGGCTCATTTTGGTCTGTCAGGAAGGTGCTTTAAGAGAGTCAACGATCGAACGGGCCGTTTCACGGAAAATCGCATAGGCCGCATCTTCCAGAAACGGCCAATTGAGGTCCAAAACATAACTTGTGCCGAGGTATGCGGAAAGCAGCAGCAAGGCGGCATAAGCTGCGTATTCGCGACTCCCCAGCTTCTTCAGCCTCCGCACATCGGCACTCAAGATGACCGTATAAAACAAAAGCACAAATAGCGCCCGTAATAACACGATGCCTCCGGCCTCCTTCTATTTTTTTAAGACAGGATTGCCCGTCGTGGTCCCGCTGTTGATGACCCTTACCTTTACGTCGAAATGGAACTCGCTGCTTGCAAACCTGTCATCCCAGCCCTCTTTCCACTGTTTCCATAATGCCGGATTTTTCTTATACACTTTATCGCCGAGTCCAAGCGCGTCAAATTTTTTGTTCTTCAGCCAATCGATCGTTTCAGCAATTCTTCGCTCTACCGTCTCTTCCACTTTTTTCGCAAACTGCTGTTCTTCCTCCACCTTTTCTACCCTGGAACAGGACAACTCCGTGATTGCCACATCCATTTTCAGCTTTCCCGATACGATCACCGAATCTTCCCCGATAACAGGCCGCCAACTGCTCCTTGCCGAAACGACCTCCACCGCCTCCTTAATCCCGCCTGACTCCGTTTCCGCACCGCAAGGAATGTCGATCATCCCGCTTTCATACTCATTGAGCAGCATCTGCAATATTTCCACCTTTGACGGCGGCATAAGCCCCGCAAGCTTTCCTTTTTTCAGCAAGGCAATCCCGGCCGTATTTGTCACTGTTGGCGAAGGCTCCCTGGTCAAATAAAGATACGGGACTGTCGCATTGCCGACCTCGCTTTTCATTTGCAAGCCCAATTTCAACAAATTGGAATTTATTGTTTTCGAACTGAAGGACGCCGCCGTTTCCTCGCTCTGCACCAATTGCTGGCTGATCGTATTTTCGATCAAAGGCTTCGTTCGCAAATAAGCATCCGCCCTGCCTTCCACAATCATGAAGGATATCGTCAGCCGCGGCTCGTGGTCCCGCATAAAAAATTCGATTAAATTGTTGATTCCGCGGTCGCGGGCCAGCTTCTCGCTGACGATAATCAGGCGCGTATGGCTCCATTGCGCTTTTCGTCCGAGATTGATCGGGATATCGCGAATGGCCCGCGGAACCGTATCGTCGATCGTCTGCACATTGACGTATGCGTTCTCCGCCGCCTTGGATCCTGCCGGACCAATCCCCTGGCTTGGCCTGAAAACCTGGGTTGTCAGGGCGATTTTGCCTCCTTCGGCTTCATCAGCGGCAACCCCCATTACAAACCCCTTTTGCGGAAGCTCGGCGCGATCCCAGCAGCCCGTCAGCAAACAGATAGCCAGCACGCATATGCTTGTCCAGATGCGTTTGATCATAATTTTCACTCCTGAGCATGCATCTGTTCCGCGTGCTTCGCAGTCTCGCGCATATGCTGCAAGCGGGGGGACCGGAGCAATGTTCCGAGCGGAGCCCGGACGTATACGTCCTTCTGCTGCCGCGGAATAAAAGGGCCGAGCGGACTTAAATAAGGCTGCCCCAAAGTACGCAAGCTCGCCAGATGAAGCCATATCAAAATAAAAGCGATCATGACGCCGAACAACCCCAGAGCGGCGGCGCACAACATGAGCGGAAACCGCAAAATCCGCAGTGCGATGCCGAGGTTATACTGCGGGATGGCGAAGGATGCAATCCCGGTCAAAGCAACGACAATCACCATGATAGGGGAAGCGATGCCGGCATTGATGGACGCTTCCCCAATGACGAGCGCTCCGACGATGC
The window above is part of the Paenibacillus hamazuiensis genome. Proteins encoded here:
- the mobA gene encoding molybdenum cofactor guanylyltransferase, coding for MSGAGRGDGAPVTGVILAGGSNRRMGGRFKALLPWNGRPLIEHQLEQMRRLCSDIVIVTNRPDDLAMYACGTVRLAADLHPGEGPLAGMQAAWAAARGDLAWIVACDMPFVSAAAAEAMAELQAGSGCEAVVPQLDGRVQPLHGVYSRSCAERIDRLLAGGERRVMRLLDGVSWRAADEAFFAGKGIDLRFVLNINSVEQYEALCYDK
- a CDS encoding spore germination protein; protein product: MPIKKMIASRKTKMPMFEDPDAAAEGAAKPLSGSLADNEAWLKHTFSNCSDLTVRKLHLRHSVPGIVVYFKELVDARQLDEELLEPLMRQRPERGDNDISFMEQIKSDLVPVALTQIIDNKKDAVARIIKGEVVLIADNSAQALAINVKSTMHRALSEPSTESVIRGPKIGFIENIGINQALLRRNIRTPRLKMEQMLVGKVSQTEVALAYMEGAASPAVIAEVKKRMSQIELDTILESAFIEEIIRDAAYSPFPVIHVTERPDSAAASLLEGRVVILVDGSPVSMIVPVNIWHAFQTVEDYYTNYIFATFLRWLRYFFAFISLTLPSFYVAVSEFNPELIPTTLAMTLAAAREPVPFPTLIEILMMEIAFEAIREAGIRLPRPVGQTISIVGVLVIGQAAVQAGIVSAPIVIIVSLTGIASFLIPNYNMSQAIRLMRFPLMLCAGIFGLYGVGAGLIALLIHLVNLRSFGVYYMAPLAPFDRDGIKDVLGRAPWWIMQKRKNRVWPTQELSKQ
- a CDS encoding MOSC domain-containing protein; this encodes MKLVSLQVGKPGEHLFNGRPVMTGIYKEAVLHPVYLGAEQLDGDGQADLVNHGGPDKAVCVYCAEHYPYWRQRLDRELEYGAFGENFTVAGMPETDVRIGDIYEIGEAVVQLSQPRQPCFKLGGKHELNELPLYVQETGYTGYYFRVLKPGMVAAGQPLRLVERHSLQVTVAYANGIKYHDKQNAEGVRRILQVAELAQSWRESFSERLRKLESLA
- a CDS encoding GMC family oxidoreductase N-terminal domain-containing protein, whose protein sequence is MYDADVIVIGSGGGGAVIAKELGEKGLKVLVLEAGPWYGNSKWPSPNTDRGAEWSSSYADLDVNLYKKIYNAHENNMNDVVSGTFRFGPADRRRAPWHRVMRQKGDIWQLAGVGGTTQHYWAQSPRAFPASVDNVWPISYRELIPYYEKVEATLPVQFSPTTPKEELFYYGAKKAGWSLIPTLDVVTPGYRPNPNAILPPNKHLMDPNYSMEQLFNMEGCTLKGHCVNGCSAGPSVDRIAKRGTLVSYVPLALKTGNVAIRPNSFAVKILTRRDPKDGLCANGVQFRDTWTGEIGELTARAVVMAAGCLESPRLWLNSALPYNAWVGRGLTNHYFDWVGGVFDEKDLMSILGLPEVYPYMGHTSGARVDIPGTGVFQVSCLSPGLMAFLSYGFSEAGYDAFTPPEPGEPWDIRGRVVGPELKELMLNYNRTMTVLLLTDDDTLYNNRVEVDPLLKDEHGPIPVIYYTPNKKTLKRRDQLVRYTCETLQAAGARKIFRSDTPAGFLLHIESTMRMGFVVDTNCEAYQVKRLFIADNSVHYNGIGGPNPTLTTQALATRTADKLADAYFT
- the glp gene encoding gephyrin-like molybdotransferase Glp; this encodes MKFQREIVQVEEAQRRILRHAAPLPAERVPLAESFGRRLAEPVAADHPVPHFRRSGVDGYAVIAADTEHAAPDSPATLDVVELIMCGSVPSRRLGPGQAARIMTGAVVPEGADAVIMLEMTDSMDAAHSGGAGEPVRVKKRMAPGDNVTPVGREVQAREQVLEPGRVIRAGEAAVLATFGVDPVPVYRQPKVAIFSTGSELLPVHEPLSPGKIRNSNSYMLAAQVREAGGLPFVMPVLPDDADAVLAALERAFREADAVITTGGVSVGDKDVLVDVFARWSGEMLFNKVAMRPGSPTTVGLLHGKPLFALSGNPGASFVGFELFVRPYLRSLLGEDRVLHAECAAFLDVSYDKGSAYPRYVRGTMTLADGQVRVRPAGHDKSSIMVSIKDADCLIHIPAGGRGAARDERVRVLRLQ
- the moaA gene encoding GTP 3',8-cyclase MoaA; the protein is MSKVLVDRFNRVHDYLRISVTDRCNLRCVYCMPEEGMTFEPEEKLLRFDEIAEVVRVLAGYGVRKLRLTGGEPLVRKNLVELVRMLSAIPGIEDIALTTNGVFFAAKADAFKEAGLTRINISLDSLRADRFSLITRGGDIRRVLDSVAAAQRVGLDPIKLNVVLMKGINDDEIEDFLQLTLSGRVQVRFIEYMPIGHDDDGWKTKYVPLSAVLERCERMGWHVQPHGEVYGNGPSKNYRIEGAPGSFGLIHPVSDHFCETCNRLRLTADGNIKPCLYWSDEFNVRKYIGDDEALAKLFFRALDVKPQNHEMAQALLGASQSHVPTMRRMSQIGG